The sequence TTAGCCTGCTGGCGCTGCGTCCGCATCATCAGCTGGCTATCATAGAGGCGGGCATCAGCCAGGCAGGCGAGATGCAGCGCTTGGCCGATATGATCCGGCCCAGCTGGGGTGTCTTTACCGGCCTGGGCGATGCGCACGACGAGGGCTTTGCCGATAGAACCGAGAAGCTGGCCGAGAAGCTGAAGCTGTTTGCCACCTGCGAGCGGGTATATGCCCCCGAGGCCTGGGCCGAGCAGATAGACCGCCCCCTGGTGCGCCTGGGCAGCAGCCCGGCGGCAGACGCACAGCTGCTGGCCGCCACACCGCAGGCCGAGGGCTGGGCGCTGGCGCTGCGCTACCGGCAGCAGCAGCATAGGCTATACCTGCCCGTATCGGCCCCCCACGCACCCCAGAACCTGCTGGCCGCCTGGGCCGTGGCCTATGACCTGGGTGTGGCACCCGGGCTGCTGCAGGAGCACGTGCGGCTGCTGCGGCCCGTACAGATGCGCATGGAGATGCTGACGGACAATCCGGAGCTAACCATCCTGAGTGATGCCTACAATGCCGATGCCAGCAGTGTGAGCCAGGCTTTCCAGTGGCTGGCGCAAGACCGCAGCCAGCCGGGCAAGCACCTGATCCTGACCGACCTGGAGCACCAGGGCCAGCAGCAGCGCGCCGTGCAGGCCCGCCTGCTGCAAGAGGCTCAGGCCCTGTTTGGCAGCGAAATCACCCTCATTGGCCCGGTCTTTCAGGCACTGGCACCGCCCCACATCCCGGCCTATGCCGAGGTAGATGCCCTGCTGGAACACTGGGACTACAGCCGCTACGTGGGCAAAACGGTGTTGCTCAAGGGTGCCCGCCTGTTCCGGCTTGAGCGCCTGATTCCCTACCTGAGCCAGCGCCCCAGCCAGACCGAGCTACAGATAAACCTGGGTGCCATAGCACACAACCTGCGCGTGCTGCGCCGGCAGCTGCCTGCTGGCACGGGCCTGCTGGCTATGGTAAAGGCCTCGGCCTATGGCAGCGGCAGCTGGGAGGTGGCCCACCTGCTGGAGGAGCAGGGCGTAGATGCCCTGGGCGTGGCCTACCTGCAGGAGGGTATCGCCCTGCGAAAAAAAGGGGTGCAGGCCCCTATTCTGGTATTCAATAGCCTGGATGCAGCGGCAGACCAGCTGCGGGCCTACCGCCTGGAGCCGGTGGTGGGCAGCCTGGCCGAGCTGGAGAAGCGCCT is a genomic window of Bacteroidota bacterium containing:
- the alr gene encoding alanine racemase; the protein is MIAAWSPQQIARLPGIRLLQGPGQLPIWHYAYDSRKLPARPGHTLFLALAGPSRDGHAYVQAAYAAGVRMFWLSHPVALPPDASVLQSASVLQGLQLLAAHHRAQFRIPVIGITGSNGKTIVKEWLGSLLAGWQLAKSPRSYNSQLGVALSLLALRPHHQLAIIEAGISQAGEMQRLADMIRPSWGVFTGLGDAHDEGFADRTEKLAEKLKLFATCERVYAPEAWAEQIDRPLVRLGSSPAADAQLLAATPQAEGWALALRYRQQQHRLYLPVSAPHAPQNLLAAWAVAYDLGVAPGLLQEHVRLLRPVQMRMEMLTDNPELTILSDAYNADASSVSQAFQWLAQDRSQPGKHLILTDLEHQGQQQRAVQARLLQEAQALFGSEITLIGPVFQALAPPHIPAYAEVDALLEHWDYSRYVGKTVLLKGARLFRLERLIPYLSQRPSQTELQINLGAIAHNLRVLRRQLPAGTGLLAMVKASAYGSGSWEVAHLLEEQGVDALGVAYLQEGIALRKKGVQAPILVFNSLDAAADQLRAYRLEPVVGSLAELEKRLQQHLPLHLELDTGMGRMGLLPAEVPAALQLLAATPGALHSVFTHLAAAEDPAQDALTHRQLAQFEAELARIRALAPAVKAHVLNSAGLLRFATHAHDWVRLGLALYGIPPADACPWPLQQAASLYTHIIRLATYPAGQGLSYGHRFVTQRPSRIATLPLGYADGIPRAMQGAMVEVLGTRCPIVGAICMDLMLVDVTEVPAAQVGSPVLIFGPSLPLTQQAAAAGTIAYELIAGISPRVRRWFYRE